GCGGAGATGGTGAAGCGGCGGctgcggggcggcggcggcgtgcaccAGCGCACGGAGCTGCAGTACCGCGCCGTGCGAGAGCTGTGGGAGCCCCTGGAGCCCGGAGCCGGGCTGGACGGACTGACGGTCAGCCGCAACGTCCCGGCCCTCTGGATCCTGCTGTCCAGGGACCCGCTGGAGCCCCCGGGGCCCGCGGACCAGCCCCCGGGGACCTCGGACGGCCTGTGGGCGCaggcggagggagaggaggaggagggggaggaggaggaagagggggagggaggaagaggaagaaggagggcgggggccaggaagaagaggggaggcTATGGGGAAcgaggcggagggagggggggcagggggagaggtggaCTCCCCCCAGGGAGACCCAGAGGACCTGGGAGAGGCCAGAGCCACATTGTTTTCAAATAAACAGCAAGTGCCGATACCACAACGTGTTGTTACATCCACTGAAATGTCCCGCATCATCCAGCACAGCTGTTCCATCAAACGGTCAGTACCATCATACAGTAGCGCTGAGGTTACCGGCCCTAAGAAGTCGGTGGTCTACTGTATCAACCAATCACAATGATGGCCGAAATACCGTGACGGGCTGCTCAGGTAGGAATGGCTGCCATCTATTAGCTAATGGCTAATGGCTGCCGTCTATTGGCTCCTGGCTATTGGCCTCCGTCTTTTGGCATCTATTGACATTATTCTGCATTAGTCTTCATGAAAGCATCAATCTTTTTATTGTGATAATCGACCTGACTCAATAAAGACGTCTGTTAAGGCTGACCACCTCCATATACACATGGATCTAAATATCGCATCGTGAGTTAGGATAGGAGTAGGCTTCACTCAATGTGTATTTAAGAGGGCTGGCCTGAATAGTCAGATCAAGTAAAGTAGGAGGGATGCGGGACTATGCATGAATCCACTTTTATTTGCACAGACGTTTTGGCGTGTGCCTTCTTCAGTGTGCATCAAAACTGTTTAACCGGTCTTCAATAACCACACCCATTGACAAAACCCCATTGACAGCAACAATTAAATGTTATCCAGTCCATACATGATCATTGTCACTAATGTTTCAGACAGTCCATTGATGAGAATaaattacatttatgtatacataCGAATGAACGTACCTTATATTTATAAGAAACAACTTGGGGACAAACCTGCCTTCATCCCATTTGGGATACAGgtgtttaaattaaatatataccAAGGGTCTCTACGAATAGCAGAGGCCCTtgtagtctttcttaaatgtgaagtttgcattttatttttgttcggTGTATATTGTGAAATTAATAACCAGCAATTGCTGGTAATAACCAGGAATAAATGATTTCATTTAGATTCAAATAatgtttctggaattggtatccgTTATTAtaaattttattttcttctcttctattcTTCTGCTTTACCGCGTCTCATGCGTCTTCACATAGAGTCGGTAAACTTTGTCGATGGAGAGTTCCTTTAAATATTGCCACCGTAAAGGATGATTGGAtactatctcctttcctttcgcaAAGGTTGCTCAGGAGaaacctatgctaaaggagggttaaagAATGCATCGAGGGTCCTTTCCTAAATATTTTTAGAATTCGAACCACCTTTCATCCAAGCACTTCTGGGTCACCTCTataggaaaggaaatttcctatgcaaaaaagaattcgtagaggccccaACAGGCCCACAGGAGCAGTGCAAACTTctgcaatccaccagtgctcagcggcaaagcctggtattgcagctgttttagcgggctgtggacgggtccctcaattCATGGAGGTCcggaagtagatatctccgttcactccaatacaagtgggaaACAgaaatgtgtctccgcaaaaaatgtctggatatcaatcaaaggctcataattgtctttataccatgtactaataaaatgtaagttttcgcttttcaaaacgcctcctcaagcgttttattagccgctgtttgcaggagaaggaggggtgggcagctgataggagtcgtagtgaaacaaacgTTGTTTCGGGCCAGCATCCGAGAGGGctcagtgcacggctccattaaaggggacctattatgtttttgcgacttttatgacctataaacgttgttataatgattgatagtcatgtttaaccataccaaagtgtcaaataatgacgtacatgcatttcgacgtattccatgctgacagtctggggtggctgtgcagagcgctaaacactcgggacaacgtttgcgattcacctgttcacatttccgggaaatcatctacgtagaggcactcctgacGCGCCCCGATATGCCCTACAACATAGATGCCCTACAATGTCTCGCTGCGGCTTGTAGgtaggacatggacatccaacgtccaagtgctGTCACCTGATTCCACTTGCCACCCCCACTGACGTCACTAGCTAATCGCGCGGGAGAGCTTCATTCTCTTATCGACTACTTCACCAAGATGACAACGATGGCAAGTAACTAAAATTAATGACTCAAACAATCTAATTGTGATTTCAAAAACATGCGtttgtgaaatgtgtttttgatggttggagcgattttttttatttgatttttttgatttttttggggcccctgattggccctgggcccgtacgcacccgcataccctgcttaccgatagttacgccactgctgactgatataggcctactgttatCTTCCACAGCATGACATAACACATCTCAGGACGTGTTGGTGATCCACTTTGTTGGAGAATCTCCATACTGaagggtatagttcttctgaagcagatgtgCTGTGAATTCCATTGTTACAACCATAACAATGACCTGcaaaaactttgtgtgtgtgtgtgtgcagacggtttgctcatttcacggaggagggcagagagatggcAAGAGAAACTACCACCTATCTTCCGTATCCCGAGGAAGCGCCAAGTGTCCGAAATGGAGGAGACATAATATTTGTCTTTTCGTTATTTCTTTATTGGTtctttattggtttgtttgaagagaatagcagaaaataaaattgataataATAGATAGCAATTATAAGAAACATTATTTGAATCGAAATGAAATTTTATATTGctggttattaagcacacaatatacaccgtaagaaaataaaatgcagacttcacatttaagaaagagTAAACGCATGttgttctaaatggtcaaattgaatatcagcctgaaaatcacaggacttatctgttgtggggaaagAAGTTAGCAGTGtgaatttgaaagatgtgtgagcctcctttcctatggaacagagggggaacggTATCTGACAGTAGGCCTAAtattccaagctgtcaggatgcgttccccctgttctaaatggtcaaatttcgtgatatcagcctgaaaatcacaggacttatctgttgtggggaagGAAGTTAGCAGTGtgaatttgaaagatgtgtgagcctcctttcctatggaacaaAGGGGGAACAGTATCTGACAGTAATATGAATGAACACACTTCCTTCCAAAAGTccataacattcaaaatgaaaagtctctcacaaaaataatattttttattgatagaaaTCTACAATACAACATCTTCAGATAAAACTCGCTGAAAAAAGTCCGTTTTGAACCTTAGCTCTCTCCAAAGTGCCTCTGTGGTACGAGCACAGCAGCTCGTGGGcaagctttttgtgtacgcgCGCTTCCTTCGCTCTTCGGGTAATTtcggacgggggcggggactaGGGGAAACACATCTCGACACAACACCGGCAACCCGGAAGTTGTGTCTGCTGCGTCACACGGCTGCGTCTGCGGCGTCACACGGCAGCCTCGGGTCAGccctgtagagagagagcacaggttaCGGGCATGTGTTCATGGATGAATGAATCAGGTTTGAATACTGATGCATGTCTGACACACATCAACTGTATCAGGAGCCACTCTGTTGACTCTTGACAAGCCCTCCCTGTGGTCATCACAGGGAGGGCCAGGGTCATGTCTAAAGGGGCACTTGCCCCTGTAGGCCCCCGTGTAGAATCGCCATTGATGGCCCGTGTTGTAGCAATGTCCACTACCATGATAAAAGCACCCTGCAAATTCGTAGGCTGTGTTTGTACTCGGTGTATAtccgtctaggaagaatggGCCATGTTGAACCTCACCATGATTGAGAGCATGGTGAATCTCCACAATCCAAACCAAAACTCCAGGCAGGTCGTCAGTCCGACATCTGACCCAGAGTGCCctccatttaaataaataaattagaatcAGTTAAGTTACTATCTATTGCTTAATAAGGGAACAAAATGATGATTTAGCTTATGGCGCACTTATGAAAGCCCTTGCGCAATAATATGAAGATTAAGAAGTGGGTTTTGGTGGTTCCccattttgttatacttttccatcattgcatcatttttatttttattatatcaatatcaatttaaacaaaaataaatataaagagaaaagtcgactctctctagctttcaattaaatcctgttatttgttagttttccgactgtacattactttgaaaggatgaaccacagttttgtgatttagacctcgcttgacctcactcccagaggtccacggtgcaatgttttttttcaccactgggatgctgatgGCGTTACCCGCCTACTTCGGCggtgtcacaccaaatttgtaccgagaattctgaaagcgcccagatgagaggaagagtttcgcGAAAATCgaaatcgttttttgtgtatggttaaacatgactatcattATAACACCGTTTATAGGTCTAAAAattcgaaaag
Above is a genomic segment from Gadus morhua chromosome 6, gadMor3.0, whole genome shotgun sequence containing:
- the rpp25l gene encoding ribonuclease P protein subunit p25-like protein: MENYRKASTEEDPARCPFLHLPAGTPQVLVKDGSKIRNIVGFALSRVEAPRPRPLRKGDRPPEGGTTAGVPAAPEVPEIPVDPKPLSRQIVFTATGKGISKAITCAEMVKRRLRGGGGVHQRTELQYRAVRELWEPLEPGAGLDGLTVSRNVPALWILLSRDPLEPPGPADQPPGTSDGLWAQAEGEEEEGEEEEEGEGGRGRRRAGARKKRGGYGERGGGRGGRGRGGLPPGRPRGPGRGQSHIVFK